A window of the Zeugodacus cucurbitae isolate PBARC_wt_2022May chromosome 2, idZeuCucr1.2, whole genome shotgun sequence genome harbors these coding sequences:
- the LOC128920022 gene encoding 52 kDa repressor of the inhibitor of the protein kinase-like, producing MQETVRVLEKQWSADVEDPDDFVAEFRMWKRNWLNQTKRSKTLLDALNCCDEKIFKTVHRFLKIGATIPISVASSERSFSLLRRLKTYLRNKTGEARLNGMVLLNIHRDIDVTEEEILNVMAQNKRRLDLNL from the exons atgcaggagactgttcgtgttttagaaaagcagtggtccgctgatgtagaagatcccgatgatttcgttgctgaatttagaatgtggaaaag gaactggttaaatcaaacaaagagatccaaaactctTTTGGACGctttgaattgttgcgatgaaaaaattttcaaaacagtgcatcgttttttaaagattggagcaacaatccctatatctgtcgcttcaagtgaacgctcgttttccttacttcgcaggcttaaaacatatttaagaaataaaactggagaagcacgcctgaacggaatggttctcttgaatatccatagagatatagacgtgacggaggaagagattttaaatgttatggcccaaaataaaagaagattagacttaaatttgtga